A portion of the Flavobacterium magnum genome contains these proteins:
- a CDS encoding TolC family protein yields MDLNFNNYIKRAAFLLLLIGAGNAHGQDNTVAVPDAFRNYASADTTNIADIKWKDFFPENDLTSLIDVALVRNNDLLLAEKNIEIANLYYSQAKLGNVPQINAAVTASSNRLSDNSLNGRSANLLLGRKHIEDYNAGLNLSWEADIWGKIRNRKKAALAAYLQTKEAKKALQTAVVANVSNGFYDLLMLDAQLEIAKKTLVLSDSTVFVVNLQYDAGQATLLAKQQTEAQRLVAAQLIPQIEQQIQLQENALSVLTGNFPEAQQRSSLLNSVGIPENLSAGIPAQLLSKRPDVKSAELALDIANARVGAAKASLFPSLNITAAAGVNSFEINNWFNIPASLFGTVAGGLTAPLLNGKKLRTQYQVAKAEREQAVLQFRQAVIVAVGEVSDALAGIDQLAKEYAIATERVATLKKAITNANLLFKNGMANYLEVILAQNNLLQAELELAMIRKERLSANVGLYRALGGGWQ; encoded by the coding sequence ATGGACCTGAATTTCAATAATTATATCAAAAGGGCCGCTTTCCTGTTGCTGCTGATTGGCGCCGGAAATGCCCACGGACAAGACAATACGGTTGCCGTCCCGGATGCTTTCAGGAATTACGCTTCCGCAGATACGACAAACATTGCCGACATCAAATGGAAGGACTTTTTCCCGGAAAATGACCTGACAAGCCTGATTGATGTCGCGCTGGTCCGCAATAACGACCTGTTGCTTGCGGAGAAGAACATCGAGATCGCCAATCTGTATTACAGCCAGGCGAAACTGGGTAACGTGCCACAAATCAATGCGGCCGTGACTGCCTCGTCAAACCGTCTTTCAGACAACAGCCTCAATGGCCGTAGCGCGAACCTTTTACTTGGCAGAAAACATATCGAAGATTACAATGCCGGATTAAATTTGTCGTGGGAAGCGGATATATGGGGTAAAATCAGGAACCGTAAAAAAGCGGCACTGGCGGCTTACCTGCAGACCAAGGAAGCGAAAAAGGCACTGCAAACCGCAGTCGTAGCCAACGTGTCAAACGGTTTCTATGACCTGCTGATGCTTGATGCACAACTCGAGATTGCGAAGAAAACGCTTGTCCTCAGCGACAGCACCGTCTTTGTTGTCAACCTGCAATACGATGCAGGACAGGCCACGCTTCTGGCCAAACAACAGACGGAAGCCCAGCGCCTTGTAGCGGCGCAGCTCATCCCGCAAATCGAGCAGCAGATACAGCTTCAGGAAAATGCGCTCAGCGTGCTCACGGGCAATTTCCCTGAGGCGCAGCAGCGCAGCAGCCTGCTTAACAGTGTTGGGATCCCTGAAAACCTGTCTGCGGGCATCCCTGCGCAGCTGCTCAGCAAACGACCCGACGTAAAAAGTGCTGAACTTGCGCTGGATATCGCCAATGCAAGGGTCGGGGCAGCGAAAGCCAGCCTGTTTCCTTCCCTCAACATCACCGCTGCAGCAGGTGTAAATTCATTCGAAATCAACAACTGGTTTAACATCCCGGCCTCATTGTTTGGTACCGTTGCGGGCGGCCTCACCGCACCACTACTCAACGGTAAGAAGTTACGGACGCAATACCAAGTGGCCAAAGCCGAACGCGAACAGGCGGTCCTGCAATTCAGGCAGGCGGTCATCGTAGCTGTCGGTGAAGTATCAGATGCGCTGGCGGGGATCGACCAACTTGCCAAAGAATATGCCATCGCCACTGAACGTGTGGCAACACTCAAAAAAGCAATCACCAATGCCAACCTGCTTTTTAAGAATGGGATGGCGAACTACCTGGAAGTGATCCTGGCACAAAACAACCTGCTGCAGGCAGAGCTTGAACTGGCCATGATCCGCAAAGAAAGATTGTCGGCCAATGTGGGGCTTTACCGCGCCCTTGGCGGCGGCTGGCAATGA
- a CDS encoding DUF3095 domain-containing protein, translated as MTNDHFYSALPLHQGSVSELLGKEHCFAKVPDDWHVVITDIRGSTAAVLEGRHEQVNFVATGSIVAVLNIAFSLNITVPFFFGGDGATFIIPNTLLERVMNALTSYKARTLENFNLELRACSVPVRKLHGDGQEIRIARFSSSANFIIPVVLGNGLDHAEQLIKGELHVPADTATETEAPDLAGMQCRWDKIPAPIDKEEIVTLLVIARDVASQGSAFRKILGKIDTLYGAPEKRQPISIARLRLKTTFNRLGVEMKLRLGHVKFIELIRKWLFTSFIYLYFKTRNGKKYLENLVAMSDTLVLDGKINTVISGTVRQRQALLELLDRMEADAEIVYGMHLSNASIMSCYVRDVKDDHIHFVDGSDGGYTQAAGMLKRKLRTYATRDN; from the coding sequence ATGACTAACGACCATTTCTATTCTGCGCTGCCACTGCATCAGGGTTCTGTATCTGAATTATTGGGAAAGGAACACTGTTTCGCTAAGGTCCCCGACGACTGGCATGTGGTCATTACCGACATCAGGGGCAGCACGGCGGCTGTCCTGGAGGGCCGCCACGAACAGGTCAACTTCGTCGCTACAGGGAGCATCGTTGCAGTACTCAATATTGCATTCAGCCTGAATATTACCGTCCCGTTTTTCTTCGGGGGCGACGGCGCCACCTTCATCATCCCGAATACCTTGCTGGAGCGGGTGATGAATGCGTTGACGTCCTATAAAGCCCGTACGCTCGAAAACTTCAACCTGGAATTGCGGGCCTGCAGTGTTCCGGTGCGCAAACTGCACGGCGATGGACAGGAGATCCGGATTGCCCGGTTCAGCAGTTCGGCAAATTTTATAATCCCAGTTGTTTTGGGCAACGGACTCGATCATGCGGAACAGCTTATCAAAGGAGAACTTCACGTCCCGGCTGATACCGCAACCGAAACTGAGGCACCCGACCTGGCCGGCATGCAATGCCGATGGGACAAAATTCCGGCGCCTATAGACAAGGAGGAAATTGTGACGCTGCTGGTTATCGCCCGCGACGTCGCATCCCAGGGTAGCGCTTTCAGGAAAATCCTCGGTAAAATAGACACGCTTTATGGTGCCCCGGAAAAAAGGCAGCCCATCTCCATAGCACGTCTCAGGCTGAAGACCACTTTCAATCGGCTGGGCGTCGAAATGAAACTCAGGCTGGGCCACGTTAAATTCATTGAACTGATCCGGAAATGGCTTTTCACAAGCTTCATCTATCTTTATTTTAAAACCCGAAATGGCAAGAAATATTTGGAAAACCTCGTAGCAATGTCTGACACGCTCGTGCTCGACGGCAAGATCAACACGGTAATTTCAGGAACTGTCCGGCAAAGGCAGGCACTCCTTGAACTGTTGGACCGGATGGAAGCCGATGCTGAAATCGTGTACGGCATGCACCTCAGCAATGCCTCGATTATGTCATGCTATGTACGTGACGTTAAGGATGATCACATCCATTTCGTTGACGGATCGGACGGCGGCTACACCCAGGCAGCCGGCATGTTGAAAAGAAAACTCAGGACGTATGCAACGCGCGACAATTGA
- a CDS encoding carbohydrate-binding protein translates to MKKLFALIFISITSLSFGQFLHRDGQNIVNGNGQNVILRGLGLGGWMVQEGYMLQTDAFAGSQHKIKQKITDLIGATNTEEFYQAYRANGITRRDIDSLAAWGFNSIRLPMHYNLYTLPIEQEPVAGQNTWLDEGFTMTDNLLQWCAANNMYLILDMHAAPGGQGHDANISDYDDTKPSLWESQANRDKMVALWQKLALRYKDNPWIGAYDIINEPNWNFEGSNPNGCSENNNIPLKNLMVAITQAIRQVDTNHLIFIEGNCWGNNYNGILSSGLWDSNMALSFHKYWSYNTQASIQGMLNYRTQLNVPIWLGESGENSNVWFKDAIALMEANNIGWAWWPMKKIDNIAGPASVTKTPEYSVLLNYWQNGGTAPTVTYAKNALMQMAENYKMQNVTLRRDVIDAMFRQVQTTATKKYRNHPIPGKVFATEFDMGHNGVAYFDKDVANYRTDTGTFTAWNQGWSMRNDAVDIQPCTDSPTNGYQIGFTEADEWVLYTLDAPADTAYDIDIRYASVASGKIYLEDAAGRISETITLTGTGSYTNWNTVTLADVILKAGANKVKVYFEAGNFNLNYLEFKNPRSPSTIAMKAISAATTILGDKINVVFNKSLVSGIDFSQSNFQLKVNGNNVSLTSISLEPGSTNAIGMKPAAAVNASDAITLSYNGVNILATDGSVQATFTNKTVKNNVGNIIGISGKIEAENFFSNSGLTIETTTDTGGGSDMGYTDSGDYLEYLVNIGEAGNYKIEYRTSGESATGKIKLQLINGTTTDIQTVSLPPTGGWQTWNTVNSQAALPAGRYFARFTVVDPGFNFNWVNLTLIPADDDNDNVSNSNDNCPGTPAGDVVDFNGCTIFSLPFDNFMIRSTAETCRSANNGSIDITSAANQAFLATLSGPVNSTMNFTSATAFENLASGTYTLCITIPSIPTFKRCYAVAVQEPTDLAVLSRPSADRYQETLDLSGGTSYRINLNGTVHTTNQGTITLELKPGRNTLEVKTDRDCQGVYRKEWLVDDSLLVYPNPAKDGTLYFSVPPQQNTEVSLHVYSMIGKCVIDSTFPSGDTQYAANISALAAGTYMIKVISGNSIYNSKFIRQ, encoded by the coding sequence ATGAAAAAGCTATTTGCATTAATTTTTATTTCGATTACGTCGCTGTCCTTTGGGCAATTCCTGCACCGCGACGGGCAGAATATCGTCAACGGAAACGGACAGAACGTCATCCTGCGCGGCCTCGGACTGGGCGGCTGGATGGTCCAGGAGGGGTACATGCTGCAAACCGATGCCTTTGCCGGATCACAGCATAAGATAAAGCAGAAAATCACGGACCTCATCGGGGCGACCAACACCGAAGAATTTTATCAGGCCTACCGCGCCAACGGCATTACCAGACGCGACATTGACTCGCTGGCGGCCTGGGGCTTCAACTCCATCCGCCTGCCGATGCATTACAACCTCTATACCCTGCCGATCGAACAGGAACCCGTAGCAGGCCAGAATACCTGGCTCGACGAAGGATTCACGATGACAGACAACCTGCTGCAATGGTGTGCCGCCAATAATATGTACCTGATCCTCGATATGCACGCCGCACCCGGCGGACAGGGCCACGACGCCAATATTTCTGATTATGATGACACTAAGCCTTCGCTGTGGGAAAGCCAGGCCAACCGTGACAAAATGGTTGCCTTGTGGCAAAAACTGGCATTGCGTTATAAGGACAATCCGTGGATTGGGGCGTACGATATCATCAATGAACCAAACTGGAATTTTGAAGGAAGTAACCCCAACGGCTGTTCGGAAAACAATAACATCCCGCTCAAGAATCTTATGGTCGCCATCACACAGGCCATCCGTCAGGTTGATACAAACCACCTGATTTTCATCGAGGGCAATTGTTGGGGAAACAACTACAACGGCATCCTCAGCAGCGGGTTATGGGACAGCAACATGGCCCTGAGCTTTCACAAATACTGGAGCTACAACACCCAGGCATCAATTCAGGGTATGCTCAACTACAGGACGCAGCTCAACGTCCCGATATGGCTTGGCGAAAGCGGCGAAAACTCAAATGTCTGGTTTAAGGACGCGATTGCACTGATGGAAGCCAACAACATCGGTTGGGCCTGGTGGCCGATGAAAAAAATCGACAACATTGCAGGCCCGGCGTCGGTTACAAAAACGCCGGAATACAGTGTGTTGCTGAATTACTGGCAGAACGGCGGCACAGCACCAACGGTCACCTATGCCAAAAACGCATTGATGCAGATGGCAGAAAACTACAAGATGCAGAACGTAACGCTGCGCCGCGACGTTATCGATGCGATGTTCCGCCAGGTACAAACCACCGCCACAAAAAAATACCGCAACCATCCGATTCCCGGAAAGGTCTTTGCCACGGAATTTGACATGGGTCACAACGGTGTCGCTTATTTCGACAAGGATGTGGCCAATTACCGAACCGATACCGGCACCTTCACCGCCTGGAACCAGGGCTGGAGCATGCGCAACGATGCGGTCGACATCCAGCCGTGCACTGACAGCCCCACCAACGGCTACCAGATTGGATTCACCGAAGCTGATGAATGGGTATTGTATACACTGGATGCTCCGGCCGATACCGCATACGATATCGACATCAGGTACGCCTCTGTGGCCAGCGGAAAAATCTATCTGGAGGATGCGGCAGGACGTATTTCTGAAACCATTACCCTTACCGGGACCGGCAGTTATACAAACTGGAATACGGTAACGCTTGCTGATGTAATCCTTAAAGCAGGAGCCAATAAAGTCAAAGTCTATTTTGAAGCCGGGAATTTTAACCTGAATTACCTTGAATTTAAGAATCCGCGCAGTCCTTCGACTATTGCGATGAAAGCCATCAGTGCCGCTACAACTATTTTAGGAGACAAAATCAATGTCGTTTTTAACAAAAGCCTGGTTTCCGGGATTGATTTCTCCCAGAGCAACTTCCAATTGAAAGTAAATGGTAACAATGTCTCGCTGACATCCATCAGCCTTGAACCGGGCAGCACCAATGCCATTGGCATGAAACCTGCCGCGGCCGTCAATGCATCCGATGCCATCACACTGTCATACAACGGCGTCAACATCCTGGCCACTGATGGGTCGGTACAGGCCACCTTTACAAACAAAACCGTGAAGAATAATGTGGGCAACATCATCGGTATTTCAGGAAAAATCGAAGCGGAGAATTTTTTTTCAAACAGCGGCCTCACCATTGAAACCACTACAGATACGGGCGGCGGTTCGGATATGGGATACACCGATAGCGGCGACTACCTCGAATACCTCGTGAATATCGGCGAAGCGGGCAACTATAAAATCGAATACCGCACCTCAGGCGAGTCCGCTACGGGAAAAATAAAACTGCAGCTGATCAACGGCACTACGACAGACATACAGACGGTTTCCCTCCCTCCGACCGGCGGATGGCAAACCTGGAACACGGTGAACTCTCAGGCCGCATTGCCCGCCGGGCGCTACTTTGCGCGTTTTACGGTGGTCGACCCGGGATTCAATTTCAACTGGGTTAACCTGACGCTGATCCCGGCCGATGATGATAACGACAATGTGTCCAACAGCAACGACAACTGCCCCGGCACGCCAGCCGGCGACGTAGTGGATTTCAACGGCTGTACGATTTTCAGCCTGCCGTTTGATAATTTTATGATAAGGAGCACCGCTGAAACCTGCCGCAGTGCAAACAACGGAAGCATCGACATTACGTCAGCAGCAAATCAGGCATTTCTGGCCACACTCAGCGGACCGGTAAACAGTACGATGAATTTCACCTCAGCCACCGCATTTGAAAATCTGGCATCGGGAACCTATACACTCTGCATCACCATACCGTCCATCCCGACGTTTAAAAGATGCTACGCTGTTGCCGTTCAGGAACCTACGGATTTAGCCGTGCTTTCGAGACCTTCGGCAGATCGGTACCAGGAAACGCTGGACCTGTCCGGGGGCACATCCTACCGCATCAACCTCAACGGTACAGTGCATACCACTAACCAAGGCACCATTACACTAGAGCTTAAACCCGGGAGAAACACTTTGGAAGTGAAAACCGACAGGGATTGCCAGGGTGTTTACCGCAAGGAATGGCTTGTTGACGACAGCCTTTTGGTATACCCGAATCCGGCGAAAGACGGTACATTGTACTTCTCCGTTCCTCCGCAGCAAAATACGGAAGTCTCGCTGCACGTGTATTCAATGATCGGGAAATGTGTCATCGACAGCACGTTTCCATCCGGCGACACGCAGTATGCTGCAAACATCTCAGCGTTGGCCGCAGGGACCTACATGATAAAAGTGATTTCCGGCAATTCGATTTACAATTCAAAATTCATCAGGCAATGA
- a CDS encoding glycoside hydrolase family 30 protein produces MRKDHIKIFCLLFSAMVFAQPKKNDPNTLSEAGKSINVYTTAEKSDLKLSKTQTLEFTKAGQPVEKDISVFVEPKKQFQTFMGIGGAITDASAEVFAKLSKEKQQEFLNAYYSKDKGIGYSLMRTTIHSSDFSSGSYTYVKEGDKDLKTFNIDHDRQFRIPLIKRATETAGGKLLLYASPWSPPAFMKSNNSMLHGGTLLPEYGQAWANYFIKFIKAYEKEGMPVWGISVQNEPMATQIWESCIFTAEGERDFLKNYLGPTMAKAGFGDKKIIVWDHNRDLMNQRANVIFSDPEASKYAWGMGFHWYETWAGGEPMYDNVGKVQEAYPDKNLIFTEGCVEKFDVSKYQIWANGERYGASIIHDFNNGTVGWTDWNILLDQTGGPNHVGNFCLAPIHADTTTGELIYTPSYYYIGHFSKFIRPDARRVSTVPSRSQLLSTSFLNTDGKMVTVVMNQSGAEVTYNLMVDNQTAAVTIPAHAIQTLVYQLL; encoded by the coding sequence ATGAGAAAAGACCATATCAAAATATTCTGCCTTCTATTTTCGGCAATGGTTTTTGCCCAGCCAAAGAAAAACGACCCCAATACACTATCTGAAGCCGGCAAGAGCATCAACGTATACACCACCGCCGAAAAATCGGATTTAAAACTTTCAAAAACCCAAACGCTGGAATTTACAAAAGCCGGACAGCCCGTGGAAAAAGACATTTCCGTTTTTGTGGAGCCGAAAAAGCAGTTTCAGACATTTATGGGAATTGGCGGCGCCATCACCGACGCCAGTGCGGAAGTTTTCGCCAAACTATCCAAAGAAAAGCAGCAGGAATTCCTCAATGCCTACTATTCCAAGGACAAAGGCATCGGCTACTCACTGATGCGCACCACCATCCACAGCTCTGATTTCAGCAGCGGGAGTTACACTTATGTAAAGGAAGGTGACAAGGATTTAAAAACTTTTAATATCGATCACGACAGACAGTTCCGCATACCCCTGATCAAAAGGGCCACAGAGACTGCCGGCGGAAAATTATTGCTTTATGCGAGTCCGTGGAGTCCACCCGCGTTCATGAAAAGCAACAACAGCATGCTGCATGGCGGCACCTTGCTGCCGGAATACGGACAGGCCTGGGCCAACTATTTCATTAAATTCATCAAGGCCTATGAAAAAGAAGGCATGCCGGTCTGGGGCATCTCAGTGCAAAACGAGCCCATGGCGACCCAAATCTGGGAATCCTGCATCTTTACGGCTGAGGGCGAACGTGATTTCCTGAAAAATTATCTCGGACCCACGATGGCAAAAGCGGGATTTGGCGACAAAAAAATCATTGTTTGGGACCATAACCGTGACCTGATGAACCAGCGTGCCAATGTAATCTTCTCTGATCCCGAAGCATCCAAGTACGCGTGGGGCATGGGATTCCACTGGTACGAAACCTGGGCAGGCGGCGAACCCATGTATGACAACGTCGGTAAAGTACAGGAGGCCTATCCTGACAAAAACCTGATTTTCACTGAAGGCTGCGTTGAAAAGTTCGATGTCTCAAAATACCAGATCTGGGCAAATGGCGAACGCTATGGCGCCTCGATAATCCATGATTTTAACAACGGAACGGTCGGATGGACGGATTGGAATATATTGCTCGACCAGACCGGCGGGCCAAATCACGTCGGGAACTTCTGCCTCGCCCCTATCCACGCCGATACGACGACGGGCGAACTGATTTACACACCTTCGTATTATTACATCGGACATTTCTCGAAATTCATCAGGCCTGACGCCAGAAGGGTCAGCACCGTGCCCAGCCGCAGCCAGCTCCTGAGCACCTCGTTCCTGAACACCGACGGAAAAATGGTTACCGTAGTCATGAACCAAAGCGGCGCTGAAGTGACTTACAACCTGATGGTCGACAACCAGACCGCAGCGGTGACAATCCCGGCGCACGCCATCCAGACCTTGGTATACCAGCTACTCTAA
- a CDS encoding RagB/SusD family nutrient uptake outer membrane protein, with protein MKTKKIKYALAFSALIGIALSCNDDFIDLDPKGTNLEGNYYKDEAQAFSGLVAVYDVMKKHTGGFENMVTFLNAGSDDFYAGGGGAADGAGIQSFSNYSLSESTMPASYWNDHFQGIFRANLLLSKLPNVPMDAAKKARFEAEAKALRAYYYFELVRTFRNVPLFTGLLATSEIYNVTQATPEEVYAQIETDLTEALAVLPPTVDRATEAGRFSKGAVQALLGKVYLYEGKNALAAEQFAVVNGNPGGTSVYGYRLLDNYADLWIPANKYNSESILESSHNSTSLASWNNWGSGSDEGNSMSQMIGPRGYQRVNNSAPDLAGGWSFNTVTPSLHDAMVGDPRFNSTILDMATLQANGSANYSPGYMDTGWFLKKYLPLTSDRTTSGGVIELNYGINSYVIRLADTYLMEAEALGASGPRAQALLDAVRARVGLPSVPVSMASIMNERRLELAGEGHRWFDLVRTGQAATVLAPKGFTPNKNEIWPIPLNELGNTKIVQNPNY; from the coding sequence ATGAAAACGAAGAAAATCAAATACGCACTAGCATTCTCTGCGTTGATAGGTATTGCCCTATCGTGTAACGATGACTTTATCGACCTCGACCCTAAAGGCACTAACCTCGAAGGAAATTATTACAAAGATGAAGCACAGGCCTTTTCAGGATTGGTTGCCGTTTATGACGTCATGAAAAAGCACACCGGCGGTTTCGAAAACATGGTTACCTTCCTCAATGCGGGATCCGATGATTTTTACGCAGGCGGCGGAGGCGCAGCCGACGGAGCAGGTATCCAATCATTCTCAAACTACAGCCTTTCAGAGTCAACTATGCCGGCAAGTTACTGGAATGATCATTTTCAGGGAATTTTCAGGGCAAATCTGTTGCTGTCGAAATTACCTAACGTGCCCATGGACGCTGCGAAAAAAGCCCGGTTTGAAGCAGAAGCCAAAGCGCTCAGGGCATATTACTATTTCGAGTTGGTGAGAACTTTCAGGAACGTCCCGTTGTTCACCGGCCTCTTGGCTACCAGTGAGATCTATAACGTGACTCAGGCAACTCCCGAAGAAGTATACGCACAGATAGAAACCGATCTTACAGAAGCCTTAGCAGTTTTACCCCCTACTGTCGACAGAGCAACCGAGGCAGGGCGTTTCAGTAAAGGCGCTGTTCAGGCGTTGCTTGGGAAAGTATATTTGTATGAAGGCAAAAACGCTCTGGCCGCAGAACAGTTTGCGGTAGTAAACGGCAACCCCGGCGGTACCAGTGTATACGGATACCGCCTCCTTGACAACTATGCTGACCTATGGATTCCTGCGAACAAATACAACTCTGAATCAATTCTCGAATCCTCGCATAACAGCACAAGCCTGGCAAGCTGGAACAACTGGGGTTCGGGTTCAGATGAAGGAAACTCAATGTCACAAATGATCGGACCACGTGGATACCAAAGAGTTAATAACTCGGCACCTGATTTGGCAGGAGGATGGAGTTTCAACACGGTTACGCCTAGTCTACATGACGCTATGGTGGGTGATCCAAGATTCAATTCAACTATACTGGATATGGCTACATTGCAAGCCAATGGGTCTGCAAATTATTCTCCGGGATACATGGATACCGGATGGTTCCTTAAAAAATACCTTCCTTTAACTTCCGACCGTACAACATCTGGCGGCGTAATCGAGTTGAATTACGGCATCAACTCATATGTTATACGGCTTGCGGACACGTATCTGATGGAAGCCGAGGCGCTCGGTGCTTCCGGACCACGCGCACAGGCTTTGCTAGATGCGGTGAGGGCCAGAGTAGGCTTGCCGTCAGTTCCAGTATCAATGGCTTCTATTATGAATGAAAGAAGGCTGGAATTAGCGGGTGAGGGACATCGTTGGTTTGACCTTGTAAGGACTGGTCAGGCTGCCACAGTACTTGCCCCAAAAGGTTTCACACCAAACAAAAATGAAATATGGCCAATTCCTCTCAATGAACTTGGCAATACCAAAATCGTTCAAAACCCAAACTATTAA